A genome region from Candidatus Abyssobacteria bacterium SURF_5 includes the following:
- a CDS encoding FAD-binding protein — MRKKTHMHDITPESIEKKIVFHGEVFPDNPNRKFEREEFPPPPEPQRDIDVVIIGGGAGGLTAAYRLRDCNMLLLEALPQLGGNSMYCEWEGVPFSLGGQYIGVPGTWADSAWDLCRELNLHPEKDDSPLTVAFPGDVQVQNPYSARGFLRMPLPWRVKRDILRFYFFDMPRIDIEARKDELDQISFSEFLKKYSPEFRDWYELLAKPYPNTEDASAYYAITSAREGDYAEDKGICSFPGGLALINKTLQDKVEEAGPGRMLTGAFVYSVRHDANGRVLATYWRDGKIFTVRARAAIVNAESNIAMKILHDIPEDLKVAMGRMRRFSYPTFHFCSHQPIYRRGYRVGVMGCTIQAVTVPDWFCRHLGAGRPNILSCFNKMSLKDVDTVKNKEHMVRMTARVLTELDMRFTDMAAKVEAIHVFLRTRNYCIPYPGYITSVFPTLGRPFGNVFFANAEYLNPVSHFPDAVTAGNQAAAAVRKLLQQ, encoded by the coding sequence ATGAGAAAGAAAACCCACATGCACGATATCACACCGGAGAGCATAGAAAAGAAGATAGTTTTTCACGGAGAAGTTTTCCCCGATAATCCAAATCGAAAATTCGAAAGAGAAGAATTTCCGCCACCGCCCGAACCACAGCGCGATATCGACGTTGTTATCATTGGCGGAGGCGCCGGCGGGCTGACGGCGGCTTACCGGCTGCGCGACTGCAACATGCTGCTGCTCGAAGCGCTCCCGCAGCTCGGCGGCAACTCGATGTACTGCGAGTGGGAAGGGGTTCCCTTCTCTCTCGGCGGGCAATATATCGGAGTGCCCGGCACATGGGCCGATTCCGCGTGGGATTTGTGCCGGGAACTCAACCTTCATCCCGAGAAAGATGACAGCCCCCTCACGGTGGCGTTTCCGGGCGACGTGCAGGTGCAAAACCCCTATAGCGCCCGAGGGTTCCTTCGAATGCCGCTGCCCTGGCGCGTCAAACGCGACATCTTGCGATTCTACTTCTTCGACATGCCGCGCATCGACATCGAAGCGCGAAAGGATGAACTCGACCAGATTTCCTTCTCGGAATTCCTGAAAAAATACTCGCCGGAATTCAGAGACTGGTATGAACTGCTCGCGAAGCCCTACCCGAACACCGAGGATGCTTCGGCTTATTACGCCATCACATCGGCGAGGGAAGGCGATTACGCCGAAGATAAAGGCATCTGCTCATTTCCCGGCGGACTTGCTCTCATCAATAAGACGCTACAGGACAAAGTCGAGGAGGCCGGCCCCGGACGCATGCTGACGGGGGCTTTCGTCTACAGCGTCAGGCACGACGCCAACGGCCGCGTGTTGGCGACGTACTGGCGCGACGGCAAGATATTCACGGTTCGCGCGAGGGCAGCCATTGTCAACGCAGAATCCAATATTGCAATGAAGATCCTGCATGATATCCCGGAAGATCTGAAGGTCGCAATGGGGCGGATGCGCAGATTCAGTTATCCCACTTTCCATTTCTGCTCTCATCAGCCGATCTATCGGCGCGGCTATCGCGTAGGCGTAATGGGATGCACGATTCAGGCGGTCACTGTTCCCGATTGGTTCTGCCGGCATCTGGGGGCAGGGCGGCCCAACATCCTCTCGTGTTTCAACAAGATGTCCTTGAAGGACGTTGACACGGTGAAGAACAAGGAACACATGGTGCGAATGACGGCGCGAGTGCTCACCGAACTCGATATGCGGTTCACTGACATGGCCGCGAAGGTGGAAGCCATTCACGTTTTCCTGCGTACCAGAAACTACTGTATCCCGTATCCCGGCTACATCACTTCCGTGTTCCCCACACTCGGCAGACCCTTTGGAAACGTCTTTTTTGCAAATGCGGAATATTTGAACCCGGTTAGCCATTTCCCCGATGCCGTAACAGCGGGTAATCAGGCTGCCGCCGCTGTGCGGAAATTACTGCAGCAATAA